Sequence from the Cellulomonas fimi ATCC 484 genome:
CATGAGCGTGCGGAACGCCTGCTCGTCGACGGACACGCCCTGCTCGGCCGCCATCTCGAGCGTGAGGTCGATCGGGAAGCCGTAGGTGTCGTGCAGCTGGAACGCCTTGTCGCCCGAGAGCACGGGCGTGGGGCTCGTGCGCACCGCCTGCACCGCGGTGTCGAGGATCGTCGTGCCCGCCGCGAGGGTGCGCCGGAACGTCTCCTCCTCGGCGTACGCGACCTGGCTGATCCGGTCGAAGTCGCGCGCGAGCTCCGGGTACGACGCGCTCATCGCGTCGCGGCTCATCGGGAGCAGGACGGGCAGCGCCGGGTCGTCGACACCGAGCAGCCGCATCGCGCGGATCGAGCGGCGCAGCAGCCGGCGCAGGACGTACCCCCGGCCCTCGTTCGACGGCGTCACGCCGTCGCCCATGAGCATGAGGCCCGAGCGCACGTGGTCGGCCACGACGCGCATCCGCACGTCGTCGTCGTGGTTCGCGCCGTAGCGGCGGCCCGACATCTGCACCGCGCCGTCGATGACGGGGCGGACCTCGTCGATCTCGTACATGTTGTCGACGCCCTGCAGCAGGTACGCCACACGCTCGAGGCCCATGCCGGTGTCGATGTTCTTCTGCTTGAGGTCGCCGAGGATCGGGAAGTCCTCCTTGCCCCCGCCGTCCCCGCGCTCGTACTGCATGAAGACGAGGTTCCAGATCTCGAGGTAGCGGTCCTCGTCGACGACGGGTCCCCCCTCGGCGCCGAACTCCGGCCCGCGGTCGACGTAGATCTCGGAGCACGGGCCCGCCGGGCCGCGCGCCCCGGTCGACCAGAAGTTGTCCTTCATGCCGCGGCGCTGGATGCGCTCGTCGGGCAGCCCGGCGATCTTCTTCCAGAGCGCGGCCGCCTCGTCGTCGTCGTGGAAGACGGTGACCCAGATCTTCTCGGGGTCGAAGCCGTACCCGCCGTCGGCCTGCGAGCCCGTCACGAGCTCCCAGGCGTAGGTGATCGCCCCCTCCTTGAAGTAGTCGCCGAAGGAGAAGTTGCCGTTCATCTGGAAGAACGTGCCGTGCCGGGTGGTCTTGCCGACCTCCTCGATGTCGAGGGTGCGCACGCACTTCTGCACGCTGGTCGCGCGCGGCCACGGCGGCGTCTGCTCGCCGAGCATGTACGGGATGAACGGCACCATGCCCGCGATGACGAACAGCGTCGACGGGTCGGGCGAGATCAGGGGTGCCGACGGCACCACGGCGTGGCCTCGGCCCTCGAAGTAGTCGAGCCAACGCTGGCGGATCTCGGCGGTGCGCATGGTGTCCTCGTGAGTCGCGTCGTGCCCGTCCCGGACGGGACGAGATGGTGGGTGCAGCGCCCGTGGCGCCGCGCGTGTTCCAGGTGCCCGGACCAGTGTCCGTCAGAAGAAGGCGTAGCCGTCGTCGTCGTCGGGGTCGTCGGTCGGACCGTCGGCCCAGCCCTTCGGCGCCGCGCCCCGTGCGGACGTGCCCCGCGACGACCAGGCCTGCCGCAGCGCGTCGACACGCTGCGGCCGCTCGGAGCGCAGCCGCTCGACGTCGACGTCACCGACGAGGTCGTGCCGTAGCTGCTCCTCGCGCTCGGCGAGTCCGGCTGCGAACTCACGCCGTGCGGTGTCCCACGCGCGGCGAGCCCGGGTCACACCGTCGACGACCTCGGTCGCACCGGCCGGCACGTACGCGTCGACGAGCCGCCTGCCCTGCCGCAGCACGACCACGGTCACGACGACACCGACGCCGACCCAGACGAGGCGGCGCATCAGCGACCCTTGCGGGCGGCCGCGGACAGACCCGTGAGCGCGCGCCGGACGCCGTAGGAGAACGCGGCGACCTTGATCATCGGTCCGCCGACGGTCGCGGCGAAGAGGGACGTGAGCGCCGAGACGTTCTCCGAGACCTGTGCGGCCGCGGTCGTCACGGTGTCGATGTGCTCGAGCTGCACGTTCGACGACGCGACCAGCGTCGCGGTCTCGTCGAGGATCGGCACGGCGTGGTCCGTGAGCTCCTTGATCGACGCGGTCGCCCCGTCGATGGTCCGCCCGAGCTTGATCAGCACCATCCCGAGGAACACGACGAGACCCACGAACGCGGCGGCCGCGATGAGCCCCGCGACGTCACCAGCCGACATGCCACCCCTCCAGTCCGAGGCCCGGACGACCCCGCGGAAACCCTACCCAGGAACACGGCCGGTACCTGCACCGCCGACGCGCCGTCGCCCGCCCGCGCCGTGCCGGCCCGGGGAACGCGAACGCCCCGCGAGCGCGGGGTGCGCAGCGGGGCGTTCGGCGTGGCGTGGGTCAGCGCGCGTAGTACTCGACGACGAGCTGGACCTCGCAGGTCACCGGGACCTCGGCGCGCTTGGGGGCGCGGACGAGGACGGCGCTCAGCTTCTCGAGCTGGACGTCGAGGTAGCCCGGGACGGCCGGCAGGACGTCGCGGTGCGCGCCGGCGGCGGCGACCTGGAACGGCGTCGTGGCCTGGCTCTTCGGCTTGACCTGGAGCGTCTGGCCCGGCTTCACGCGGAAGGAGGGGCGGTCGACGATCTTGCCGTCCACGAGGATGTGGCGGTGCACCACGACCTGGCGGGCCTGCAGGATGGTGCGGGCGAAGCCCGAGCGCAGGACGAGCGCGTCGAGACGGGTCTCGAGGTTCTCGACGAGGGCCTCACCGGTCAGGCCCGGGGCCTTGCGGGCGTCCTCGTAGGCGCGGGCGAGCTGCTTCTCGCGCAGCGCGTACTGGGCGCGCAGACGCTGCTTCTCGCGCAGACGGACGGCGTAGTCCGACTCGGTGCGGCGACGCGCGCGGCCGTGCTCACCGGGCGGGTAGGGGCGCTTCTCGAAGTGCTTGACGGCCTTGGGCGTCAGGGCCAGGCCGAGGGCGCGGCTCAGGCGGACCTGGCGGCGCGAACGGGTCACACTGCTCACAGAGGTACTTCCTGTCGTTGTCTCGATCACACCCGCATGCGGAAGGTGTTCCGGCGGGGTGGGGCCGACCTGTGTGCCGAGACCGGGCTGACCCGGTGTCGTGGTGGCTGAGGCCCCAGGATTGTCACCGTGGTGACGGCGCGAGCCGACCGCTCGGTGACGAGCCCGTCAAGACTACCTGCTCGCGCAGGTGCCCCCAAATCGCGACCTGCTGACGCTGCGCCATCGGCTCAGCTCTCGTCGAGGATCGCGCGGATGCGGTCGAGCCGCTCGGACACCGTCCGCTCGTACCCGCGGTCCGTCGGCCGGTAGTAGCGCGCGCCGTCGAGCTCGTCGGGCAGGTAGCGCTGCGCGGCGACACCGTGCGGCTCGTCGTGGGAGTAGACGTACCCCTTCCCGTGCCCGAGGCTGCGCGCCCCCGGGTAGTGCGCGTCGCGCAGGTGCGTCGGGACGCTGCCGATGCGGCCCGCCTGCACGTCGGCCAGGGCCGCGTTGATGCCGTTGTACGACGCGTTCGACTTCGGCGCGGTCGCGACGTGGACCACGGCCTCCGCGAGCACGATCCGCCCCTCGGGCATGCCGATCATCTGGACGGCCTGCGCGGCGGCCACGGCCGTCTGCAGCGCGCTCGGGTCCGCCATGCCGACGTCCTCGGCGGCCGCGATGACGATGCGGCGTGCGATGAAGCGGGGGTCTTCCCCCGCCGCGACCATGCGCGCCAGGTAGTGCAGCGCGGCGTCGACGTCGGAGCCGCGCATCGACTTGATGAACGCGCTGATGACGTCGTAGTGCTGGTCCCCGTCGCGGTCGTAGCGCACCGCGGCGGTGTCGATCGCGCGCTCGACGGTCTCAAGGTCCACGAGCACCGGCCCGTCACCGTCCTCCGGGACCGGTCCGGACAGCGCCGCACCCGCCGCCGCCTCGAGGATCGTCAGCGCCTTGCGCGCGTCGCCGCCCGCGAGTCGCAGCAGGTGCTCCTCGGCGTCCTCGGCGAGCGTCACCGAGCCGTCCAGGCCGCGGTCGTCCTCGACGGCGCGCCGCACGAGCCGCCGCACGTCCTGCGTCGACAGCGGCTGCAGCGTGAGCAGGAGCGAACGCGACAGCAGCGGCGAGTTCACCGAGAACGACGGGTTCTCGGTGGTCGCCGCGACGAGCGTCACCCAGCGGTTCTCGACGCTCGGCAGGAGGGCGTCCTGCTGGGCCTTGGTGAAGCGGTGCACCTCGTCGACGAACAGCACCGTCTCGCCGCCGTCCGTCGCGAGCCGGCGGCGGGCGTCGTCGATGACCGCGCGCACGTCCTTGACGCCCGCGGTGACGGCGGACAGCTCGACGAAACGGCGGCCCGACGTGGTCGCCACGAGATACGCGAGCGTCGTCTTGCCCGTGCCGGGCGGGCCCCACAGCACGACCGACGACGGCGCGGCGCGGCGGGCGGCCTCGGTCGCGGGCTCGACGAGGCGGCGCAGCGGCGACCCCGCGACGAGCAGGTGCTCCTGGCCGGCGACCTCGTCGAGCGAGCGCGGGCGCATCCGGACGGCGAGCGGCGCGCCCGGTGCGACGACGGGCACGCCCGCCGCGGTCGCGGTGGTCGCGTCGAACAGGTCCATGCGGGCAGGGTACGTGCGGTCACCGACGGCGACCGCACCGCGGCGACGTCCCGGCGGCCGCGGCCGCACCCACCGCGGTCCGGCCGGGTGCGCGCACGCGGCAGCACCTGCGACGATGACCCGCGTGTTCGCCCGACTGGGTCGCCTCGTCGCCCACCACCCGCGCCTGACCGTCGCCCTGTGGCTGGTCCTGGCCGTCGCCGGGTACGCGCTCGCCGTCGTGGGCGTGCACGGCGAGAGCCTGTTCGACCGCCTCTCGACCGGGGCGCCCGCCGTACCCGGCTCGGAGAGCGCGCAGGGGCAGGACATCCTCGAGGAGTCGTCCACGGGCGGCCCGTCCGTCACCCTGGCCGTGAGCGGCGTCGACCCCGCGGACCCCGCCGTCGCCGAGGCCCTCGCACCCCTGCGGGAGGACCTCGCGGCGATCGGCGGCGTCGCGACCGTCATCGACCCGCTCGCGCTGCCCGAGGGCGTCGCGAACCCCGCGGCGGCCCCGCTCGTCGCGCGCGACGGCGACGGGTTCCTCGTCGTGGTCGAGCTCGAGCCCGACCTGCCCGACGAGGGCGGCGTGCACGACGAGGTCGTGGCCGCGCTGCGTGCCGTGCCCGCCGGGCTCGGGGACGCCGCCCCCGACGCGCGCGGGATCGTCGGCAGCACGTCGCTCATCGTCGAGGCCATCACCGACCAGGTCGAGACCGACCTGCGCACGGGCGAGACCGTCGCGCTGCCGGTCGCGCTGCTGGTCATGGTGCTGGTGTTCGGCGGGTTCGTCGCCGCCGCGATGCCCATGGCCGGTGCGGTCGCGTCGATCGCCGGGGGCCTGGCCGCGCTGCTCGGGTTCTCCTACGTGCTCGACATGGACTCCTCCGTCGTCAACGTCGTCACGGTCCTCGGCCTGGGCCTGTCGATCGACTACGGGCTCCTCATCGTGTCGCGGTTCCGCGAGGAGCTGCACCACCTCGTCGACGACGACGGCGGCGAGGCGAACCGGCGGCGCCGCGGCGACGGCGCGGTGCTCGTGGCCGTCGAGCGCACGATGTCGACCGCCGGGCGCACGGTCACGTTCTCCGCGGTCATCGTCGGCATCGCGATCTCCGGCCTGCTCGTGTTCCGCCCGCCGATCCTGCGCGCGTTCGGCGCCGCGGGGGTCGCGGTCGTCGTCGTGGCGGTGCTCACCGCGCTGACCCTCGTGCCGGCGCTGCTCACGCTCACGGGCCGACGGCTCGCACGCCCCGGCCTGCTCGCGCGCGTCCCGGGCGTGCGGTCGGTGCTGCGCCGCACGGCCGACGTGCAGACCGAGGAGGGCCGCTTCGCGGCGCTCGCCGGGCGCGTCCAGCGGCACCCGTGGTGGGTCATGCTCGGCTCGCTCGCGGTGCTCGGGCTGCTCGCGGTGCCGCTCGCGCACGTCGAGCTGCGCAACTCCACCACCGAGCTGCTGCCGCTCGGCTCGACGCAGCGCGAGTACGTCCAGGTGCTGCGGGAGGACTACCCCGCGGCGAGCACCCCGGGCGTCACGGTCGTCGCCGAGACGACGCTCGAGGACGCCGCCGCGTGGGCGGAGCAGGTCGCCGAGCTCGAGGGCGTCGCGAGCGTCGACCCGCCGACGCCCGTCGGCCCGTACGTCGTCGTCGGCGTGCGGCCCGACACCGACGACCCCGGCGACGCGACCGCGCGCGCCGTCGTCGAGTCCGTGCGTGACCTCGACCCGGGCTTCCCGACGTGGGTCACAGGCCAGGCCGCCGGGCAGATCGACTTCACCGCGGCCGTCGCGGACCGCGCGCTCGTCGCGGCCGTGATCGTCGCCGTCGCCACCCTGGTCCTGCTGTTCCTCATGACCGGTTCGGTGGTCGTGCCCGTCAAGGCGCTGCTCACCAACACGCTGTCGCTGGCCGCGTCGCTCGGGGTGCTCGTCTGGGTGTTCCAGGACGGCCACCTGACGGACGTGCTCGACTTCGCGCCCGTGGGCGGGATCGAGACGTACGTGGTCGCGCTCGTCGTCGCGTTCGCGTTCGGTCTCGCGATGGACTACGAGGTCTTCCTGCTCTCGCGGATCAAGGAGCTGTGGGACGCCGGGCACGACAACGACGAAGCCGTGCGCCTGGGCCTGCAGCGCTCGGGGCGGATCATCACGTCGGCCGCGGCGATCGTCATCGTCGTGTTCGCCGGGTTCGTCAGCGGCAAGCTGCTCGTCATCAAGGAGGTCGGCTTCGCGCTGGCGGTCGCCGTGCTCGTCGACGCGACGCTCGTGCGCCTGTTCCTCGTCCCGGCGACGATGACGGTCCTCGGGCGTGCGAACTGGTGGGCCCCGCGGTTCCTGCGGCGCGTGCACGAGCGGATCCCGCTCGACCACTGACCCCCGGGGTCAGGGCGCGGGGCGGTCGGCCTCGGGCGGTCCGTACGACGCCGCGCGCAGCTCCGTGCGGAACCCGAGGCGCTCGTAGACGCGGCGTGCCCGCTCGTTGTCCGCGTACAGGCCGAGCGACACGAACTCCGCCCCGGCCGCGAGCGCGGACCGCACGACCGTGGCCGTGAGCGCGGTCCCGAGCCCCCGCCCGGACTCCTGCGGCAGCACGGCCAGGCCGTGCACGTGCCACGACGTCGGTGCGCGACCACCGCCGCGCACGGTCGCGCCGACGACGCCGTGCAGGCCGTCCGGACCGTCGACGCCCCACCAGCCCGCCTCGTCGGGACCGTCCGGACCGGCGCTCGTGCGCGGGTTCGCGACGGCCAGGCACGCCCGGATCGCGTCGGCCTCGGCGTGCCGGTCGAGCGGCCGGACCAGGACCTCGGCGGGGTGGCGGGGCGGCAGCGCGTCGGCCGCCATCCAGTCCCACGTGGAGAACGGCTGCAGACCCAGCGGCCCGAGCACGGCCGGCCCGGGCACCGCGTCACGCGCGACGGTCATCCAGCGCGCGCGGTCGACGAAGCCGGCGCGGCCGAGCAGGGAGTCCGGGTGCGCGCGGTCGCGGACGGCGGCGGCGACCAGCCGCTCCACGCCGCGCCGGTCGCCGAGGCCGAACAGGCTCGGACCCGTGCCGGAGGGCGCGGCGAGGAGCACGGCGTCGTCGTCGCCGACGACGTGCGCGTCGTACCAGCGCGGGTCCCCGCCCAGCAGCACGCGTGCGGCGCGCCACCGGGCGGGGAGCCGGTCGAGGACGGCGGTCACGCCTCCGGCTGGGTCTTCGGCTTCGGCTTCGCGTCGACGCCGGCCTCACGCCGCTGCTCGGGCGTGATCGGCGCGGGAGCGGCGGTGAGCGGGTCGTAGCCGCCACCCGACTTGGGGAACGCGATGACCTCGCGGATCGACTCGGCACCGGTGAGCAGCGCGACGATCCGGTCCCAGCCGAACGCGATGCCGCCGTGCGGCGGGGCGCCGAACTGGAACGCGTCGAGCAGGAAGCCGAACTTCTCCTGCGCCTCCTCGGGGCCGATGCCCATGACCTCGAAGACGCGCTCCTGCACGTCGCGGCGGTGGATACGGATCGAGCCCCCGCCGATCTCGTTGCCGTTGCAGACGATGTCGTACGCGTACGCGAGGGCGTTGCCCGGGTCCTGCTCGAACGTGTCGATCCACTGCGGGGTCGGCGACGTGAACGCGTGGTGCACGGCCGTCCAGGCGCCGCCGCCGACCGCGACGTCGTCGTCCTCGCCGGTCGGCTTGAACAGCGGCGCGTCGACGACCCAGACGAACTCCCACGCCTTCTCGTCGATCAACCCGCCGCGGCGGCCGATCTCCAGGCGTGCGGCGCCGAGCAGCGCGCGCGCCTCGGACGTCGGGCCGGCGGCGAAGAAGATCGCGTCGCCCGGGGACGCGCCGGTCGCGGCGACGAGCCCGGCCCGCTCGGCCTCGGTGATGTTCTTGGCGACGGGGCCGCCGAGCTCGCCGTCCTCGCCGACCGTGACGTACGCGAGGCCCTTCGCGCCGCGCTGCTTGGCCCACTCCTGCCACGCGTCGAAACCGCGCCTCGGCGTGCTCGCGCCGCCCGGCTGGACGACGGCGCCGACGTACGGCGCCTGGAAGACGCGGAAGGGCGTCTCGCGGAAGTAGTCGGTGAGCTCGACGAGCTCGAGGCCGAACCGCAGGTCCGGCTTGTCCGAGCCGTAGCGCGCCATCGCGTCCGCGAACGTCATGCGGCGGATCGGGGTGGGGATCTCGACGTCGACGAGGCGCCACAGCGCGACGAGGATCTGCTCGCCCAGCGCGATGACGTCGTCCTGCTCGACGAAGCTCATCTCGACGTCGAGCTGCGTGAACTCGGGCTGCCGGTCCGCGCGGAAGTCCTCGTCGCGGTAGCAGCGGGCGATCTGGTAGTACCGCTCGAGGCCCGCGACCATGAGCAGCTGCTTGAAGAGCTGCGGCGACTGCGGCAGGGCGTACCAGGAGCCGGGCGACAGGCGCGCCGGCACGAGGAAGTCACGGGCGCCCTCGGGCGTGGAGCGCGTGAGCGTCGGCGTCTCGACCTCGACGAAGTCCTGCGCGTCGAGCACCGCGCGCGCGGCCTGGCTCGCCTTGGCACGCAGCCGCAGCGCACGCGCGGGGGCGGGGCGACGCAGGTCGAGGTAGCGGTGCTTGAGCCGGGCCTCCTCGCCGACGGTCTCGTCGAGCGACGACGAGACCTGGAACGGCAGGGGCGCGGACTCGTTGAGCACGACGACCTCGTGCGCGACGACCTCGACCTCGCCCGTGGCGAGCTGCGGGTTCTCGTTGCCCTCGGGGCGACGGCCCACCTCGCCGGTCACCTGCAGCACGTACTCGGCGCGCAGCCCGTGCGCGACGGCCTCGTCGCGGATGACCACCTGGGCGATCCCCGACGCGTCCCGCAGGTCCACGAACGCCACCCCGCCGTGATCGCGGCGCCGGTCCACCCAGCCCGTGAGGGTGACGGTGGTGCCGACGTGCTCGGCTCGCAGGGAGCCGGCGTGGTGGGTGCGGAGCACGGGGATTCCTTCGCTCGGAGACGGGTGTCGCGTCCGACGGACGCCCGCACGATCTTAGTGGTCGCACGCCGCCCGGCCGCCCGGACATTCCCGGGTCAGAACAGCGTCGGCTGCGCGACGCCCGGCACGGTGACCTCGGGCCCGGGTGCAGGGAGCGACCCGACCGGGTACGCGCCCTCCCCCGGTGCCGCGCCGCGCCCGGCACGGTGGCCGGAGGGGTCGGCGAAGCCGTGGCGCTGCAGGAGCGGCGTAACCCGGTCGTGCAGCCAGCGGCCGTACGCCGCGGGGGCGTACGCGCCGGTGCCGTACAGGTCCTGGTACCGCGGCACGAGGTCCGGGCGGTAGCGCGCGAGCCAGCCGAGGAACAGGGGCTTGACCGAGCCGCGCAGGTGCAGCGGCAGGACGGTCACACCGGTCGCGCCGGCGTCCGCGAGCGCGCGCAGCAGCGCGTCGAGGTGCTCGCGGCCGTCGGTGAGCCAGGGCAGGACGGGCGCGACCATGACGCCGCACGGCAGTCCGGCGTCACGCACCGCGCGGATGAGCTCGAGCCGGGCTCGCGGAGCGGGGGTGCCGGGTTCGAGCTCGGCCTGGAGCTCGGGGTCGACGACCGCGAGGGAGACGCCGATGCCGACGCGGACCTCACGCGCGGCCTCGGCGAGCAGCGGCAGGTCGCGCCGCAGCAGCGTCCCCTTGGTGAGGATCGACAGCGGTGTGCGGTGCCGGACGAGCGCGTCGACGATGCCCGGCATGAACTGGTAGCGGCCCTCGACGCGCTGGTACGGGTCCGTGTTGGTGCCCATCGCGACGTGCTCGCGCCGCCACGACGGCCGCGCGAGCTCGGCGCGCAGGACGTCCACGACGTTCGTCTTGACGACGAGCTGGGTCTCGAAGTCCCGTCCGGCGCCGAGGTCGAGGTACTCGTGGGTCGGGCGCGCGAAGCAGTACGTGCACGCGTGCAGGCAGCCGCGCACGGCGTTGACGGTCCAGCGGAAGGGCATCTGCGAGGCCGCGGGGACCTTGTTCAGCGCGCTGCGGCACAGCACCTCGTGGAACGTGACCCCCGCGAACTCGGGGGTGCGGACGCTGCGCACGAGGTTCGCGAGCGCGAGCCCCGGCAGGGCGTCGCCGCCCGCCGTCGTCACGCTCTGCCCGTCCCACCGCACGTACCGAGTCGAACACCCGTTCGAACGGGTGTCAAGCGGTCGCGCGGCGGGGCGGGTCCGGCGTCAGCCCTCCGCGGGGACCACGCGCGGCCACAGGTCCTCGGCCGGAGGCTGCCACGTCGCGGCGTCCGCGGGCACCTGCTCGCCCGAACGGATGTCCTTGACCTGGTCCGCGACCCGCGCCGGGTCCTCGGCGGCCGGGTCCCCGGGGAACCACACGAAGGGGATGCCACGCCGGTCGGCGTGCCGGATCTGCTTGCCGAACTTCGCCGCCGACGGCGCGACCTCCACCGGGATGCCGCGGGCCCGCAGCGCGATGGCGACGTCCTGCGAGCGGCCGCGGTCGTCCTCGTTCGCCACCGCGACGAGCACGGCGGAGGGCACCGCACGCGTCGCGCGCACGAGCCCCGCACCGAGCAGCCGGGAGACGAGCCGGGAGACCCCGATCGACAGGCCCACACCCGGGTAGGTGCTCGACCCGTCGGACGCGAGGGTGTCGTACCGGCCGCCCGAGCAGATGGAGCCGAGCTGCTCGTGCCCGACGAGCAGCGTCTCGTACACCGAGCCGGTGTAATAGTCGAGGCCGCGCGCGATCTTGAGCTCGGCCCGGACCACGCCCGGGGCCCGCACCGCCGCCGCGCGCACGAGGGCACCGAGCTCGGCGAGCCCTTCGTCGAGCAGCGGGTGCGTGGCGCCGTGCCGGTCGGCCACGGCACGCACGGCGTCGACGACCGACTCGTCGTCGCCCGCCACGGCGGCCAGCTCGAGGCACGCCTGCGCCTGATCTGCGCTCGCACCGGCCTCCGCGACGAGCAGCTCGGCCACCGCAGGGCCGCCGACCTTGTCGAGCTTGTCGATGCTGCGCAGCACCGCCTCGACGTCCGTCAGGCCGATGCCGCGGTAGAAGCCCTCGGCGACCTTGCGGTTGTTCACGAGGATCCGCACCGGGGGCAGCCCGACGTCGCGCAGCGCGCCGAGCGCCTCCGCCATGACCAGGGGCAGCTCGACCTCGTAGTGGTAGGGCAGCTCGCCCGCGCCGACGACGTCGATGTCCGCCTGGACGAACTCGCGGAACCGGCCGTCCTGGGGGCGCTCGCCGCGCCACACCTTCTGGATCTGGTAGCGGCGGAACGGGAACGCGAGGTGGCCCGCGTGCTCCAGCACGTACCGCGCGAACGGCACCGTCAGGTCGAAGTGCAGGCCGAGCCGGCCCCCGCGGTCCGGGCTCTCGGGGTCCTCCTGGAGCCGCGAGAGCACGTAGACCTCCTTCGAGGTCTCGCCCTTGCGCAGCAGCTGGTCGAGCGGCTCCACGGCCCGCGTCTCGATCCCCACGAACCCGTGCAGCTCGAACGTGCGGCGCAGCACGTCGAGCACGTGCTGCTCGACGACGCGCCCCTCGGGGAGCCACTCGGGAAAGCCGGACAGGGGTGTGGGACGTGCCATGAGGCCCGAGTCTGGCAGACGACGGCGCCCCGCCGCGTCGCGCGGCCACCGGCGCCCGCCCGCTCGTCCGGGCCACGCCGAGCACGAGCCCGCAGGTCAGCGCGCCGGTGCCAGGTACGGGTTGGTGGCCAGCTCGGTCGCGACGTCGCTGCCGGGGCCGTGCCCGGGCAGGACGACCGTCCGCGGGTCCAGCACCGCCACCACCTCGCGCAGCGTCCGCTCCATCGTCGGGCCGTCGCCTCCGGGCAGGTCCGTGCGACCGATCGTGCCCGCGAACAGCACGTCGCCCGTGAGCGCGACCGGCCGGGCCGCGCCGTCGTGGAGCAGGTACAGGGTCGAGCCCTCCGTGTGCCCGGGCGCGTGCCGTGCGACGACCGTGACGTCACCCACCGCCCACG
This genomic interval carries:
- the hisS gene encoding histidine--tRNA ligase, with translation MARPTPLSGFPEWLPEGRVVEQHVLDVLRRTFELHGFVGIETRAVEPLDQLLRKGETSKEVYVLSRLQEDPESPDRGGRLGLHFDLTVPFARYVLEHAGHLAFPFRRYQIQKVWRGERPQDGRFREFVQADIDVVGAGELPYHYEVELPLVMAEALGALRDVGLPPVRILVNNRKVAEGFYRGIGLTDVEAVLRSIDKLDKVGGPAVAELLVAEAGASADQAQACLELAAVAGDDESVVDAVRAVADRHGATHPLLDEGLAELGALVRAAAVRAPGVVRAELKIARGLDYYTGSVYETLLVGHEQLGSICSGGRYDTLASDGSSTYPGVGLSIGVSRLVSRLLGAGLVRATRAVPSAVLVAVANEDDRGRSQDVAIALRARGIPVEVAPSAAKFGKQIRHADRRGIPFVWFPGDPAAEDPARVADQVKDIRSGEQVPADAATWQPPAEDLWPRVVPAEG